ttcctgGAATTCTCGGACATTTCCAAGAAATGTAAGATGGAGAATATGAATATTTTCCAGGAAATCTTGTTTGGTTAAAAAGAGCATTTTATCTGCATCTCCAATGGTTGTCCACCAATCCTTGAGGATTCCAGCCAGATGAGCTGTAAAAATTGATAGAATTTCAAAGTGAGATTCTTCTGTTAAATTTTGGGCAAGCATCCAAGCATGGAATTCATGGAACTTTGCTTCCCACTTTTCTGGTGGAATATCATCAATTGTAAACAGAGGTACTCCctttgattttggaaaagtagCTCACTGGGTTTGATCAAATGATGTTTCTCCTTCAGCTTCATTGTCATCAGGTTCAACCACTTCTGGTTCTGGATCTGCCATGTGAATCTGAGGAATTGTATCTTCTTCGGATGAGGATTCTGAAGTATCAGCTGTTGAAATCGTGTCATCATCTGAAGAATTAGAAAGACTGCTTTCTTCGGAGCCTGTATCTTTAGAGGAATTATCATGAAATTCAGTATAGGTTGAAATATAGTGAActgaatcttcatgaagttcaTCTAGCACTGTTGACAAGGGATTGTCATACACCCTAGTAACCTCATGTGCTTTCCTTTCCTGTTCAATAGAAAAAGCAGGATTAGTATAAGTACTAAACATTAATGAAGCCGGAGGTTCTTGTTGAGAAGATGACGGCTGTTCTATGGCAGATTGTTTggcttttctttccctttcagCTTCAGCCTTTCTCTGTTCTTTTTCAGCCATTTTCTTTGCTATTTCAGCATCCTTTTGAATTTGTTTATTTCTACGATATTCACGCAAAGTTGCTGCAATATCAAAAGGTTTGGTAACCTGTGGCTGTGGTGTTGAAAAGTAAAGAGATGGTGATGGAGTAGTGACTTCTCCAAAATAGAAAGGTGTCGGCCAACTTTGAAGGGGTATTGCACCATACATGGGACCGACCTTAAAAAGAGGTGTGGAAGACCCTACATCATATGTAGCAACTTGTCCTGTGGTTTTCAGAACATGTAGCTGATTTTGAAtaaactttgtttctttttctttgttgagGATAAAATCAGCTAGAGTGGATGGATCAGAAGGCAAGATATACTTAAGTTCTTGAagtcttttttcaaaaacttcaatcATGTGAGAAACCTGAGATTGGTGAGTTGATACAGTGGTATCAATTTGTTCAATCTTATCTTTGGCTTCTGAGATGTTCTTATGAATAGATATAAGGGCAGTGTTTTGAACAAGAGAGTTCTCAGTCTGCCAATTTAGAACATCTTCTGTGGGATTTGGTCGAACAGTTTCTCCACTTGGTAAAACTGTCGAAGAAgcattttggatttttggaGTATGTCTAACACCATTTTTATGGAAAGTTTCCAACTTGGGAAAATCTGCTTTACTAAACATAAAGCATTCTTGAACCTGAAAAGTTGGAACTGGAAGTAATGGTTTAGGTTTACAAGATGGTTTAAGAGTCCATTCCTTTTTGGATTCTTGCGCTTCTTTGTCCAAAATATcaagacacttttgataataaggATGAAGATCCTTTTTTGAATATGAATCAGGTGTCTGAGAATTTTGTGGAATCCAATCAGAAGGAATTTGATAACCATTAAACCGACTTCTTTGAGAGACAAAGGTATCAGTATCTGGGTCTTGTGGATTTAGATCTGGTTTGCAAGGTCGGGGTTCAACATGCTTTGATTTCGATTTTTTCTTACAAGATAAATCTGGTAagtcaaaaccaagaatattCTCAAGTTGACAGGAGTCACAAATGTTGCAAACATCAAAATAGATATGACCTGAAATAGGATCTTGAAACCATGAGACTGGGTATCCTTCATTGTCAAAATATTTGATAATATCTTGACTTCGATGTATTTGCTGAAGGTTCTGAGGATGATCATCATGTATTTCCCATTGTTTCTCAAATTCAGAGGGATAATACATAGGTACCTGTGCACACATAATAGAGGGAtgagatttggaaatcaaatctttaaaatgagaatgatcaaatgaaattgatgttCTCCCTTCTTTGGTATGAGATATCCTTGAATTTGAAGATTCAaggggttcatttgcttgagcaTGCAAATCTTCATAGTCTGTAATCCAGTCATTTGGTAATAACTGGATTAAATCTTGCTTTGAAATTTGCCGGGGAACATGATTACAAGAAGCACCATTCTTCTCATCAACTCTTATTAAAAGAGCATGTTCTCCTCCTGGAATGGCCAGATCAAGGGCATGATTCTGAACACGATAGACCATCTGGTAATGGAGGGTTGCTGCGATGGCGTCTGACACTTGTTCTGCACCAATGATTTGTACCTGTACTTTAAGAGCTTCAAGCAGATGAGGATCTGCTAAGGACATGTTAAAATTTGGGAAAAGGGTGACAAAAACAGTTCCAGCATTTGTATGAAGTTTCTATTGAACCAGAGGTGGTTAATCCCACCTCTATTCCGACTATCAATCCTTATAGTGCTTACGGTAAACAGTCTTTTTCTCCTACTCGTGTtattaaatccttaataagatcaCATCCAAAAGGAGTAAAAGAATACATTCAAGCATCAAAGGTTGATCAACATCCAATTCCTGCTACCAGGAAAGAACAGTTTATAACTTTGCATATTCCAAATGATTTTCCTATGCAATGGACACAGCAAggttatacccatatacactTTGGAGCTATCAGGATTTCCCTATCATTTCATGGAAGGAAAGGACTCCCAATAGTTGCTACTTGACCTAAAAGCTTAAGCTGTTAGGGGAGGCCCAGTAACCGTACTTATAGATTAGGGGAGCAGTCACATGAATCCTACTACTCACACGCTTATTGGGCGCTAGTGAGATTCGAACCCCAGACCTTTAACACTTCACCCCTCCACGttctggctctgataccacttgacCTAAAAGCTTAAGCTGTTAGGGGAGGCCCAGTAACCGTACTTATAGATTAGGGGAGCAGTCACATGAATCCTACTACTCACACGCTTATTGGGCGCTAGTGAGATTCGAACCCCAGACCTTTAACACTCTATTCATTTCAATACTTGTAAACCTTTTCTGTtactatttttataattatcacTAAtctggttttttttcttttttggttttcttaATCCATATGGATATATATAGTGAATTTAATTATCAATTTAACCTTTTGCATTCTCATTACCATTTATGAGCTTTTGTCTTTTCATTAATCGTGATTTTCTTCTAAATCGATACCTATGATATACTTAACTTTAATCATCATTAAATAAAAGGACAAAATACATTAATTGGAGATGAAGGAAGTGTTGGTGATTATAGTTTTAAATGGTAGTTTCTAATTTTAATTACCAACATTACTAAGATGTAATGAATTGgaattgttcattttttttttaaaattagtgATTTAGGCACAACAAAAATTAAAGCGAAAAAATACTTACACTCTTTATTGCCAAAATTCATCGTACAATATGAATGATGATGATAATCATAATGATAAGGTCACAAGGGTGATCACATTTCATTTAAAGAAAAAGAGCAACTAATTTGTTTTTGGGGATTGCAGTGCACTGCAAGATCTCGATTCTCAATCATTGGAGTGCTTTACCTTAtaataccccaaaaaaaaaaaaattccatctGGATATCATTATACTAGTACTATCATGAATAGACATGTCGTACTATCAGTAGATAGTAGATACCCTGTAGTAAACGTCAACTTATACGTGAACAAGGGCTAGTTAAGGGAAGTAAGTAGGATGTCGGTCCAGTTGAGACATAAAAAATGCCAGACACTAAGACATCACAGTCACCATGTCTCTCCTCTTAGTCTCAACCTTCCATATGTTGGGTCTGTCAGTAGATTTAGGAGGCAAACCCGGAGGCAGAGAACTGTTGttcaggaaaaaaagaaaagggatattaaaaaaaaaagaaaattgatgaagaaaagaaaaagattaaaaaaaacaaaagaaaaaaaaacaaaagaaggtatttctcaaccaaaagaaaaagacactAATTGGATTATTCCGCTCTTTTGCTTTCCTCTCAATCCAACAGTTCCTGTTTCTCAAAACACTAGACACCCATTTCAGAAAAAGacacgaaaaagaaaaaggaaacaattCCCATTATCAGAAAAATCAATAGAGGAACATCTGAATTCAGGACCACATTGCAGAACTGATTCTTGATTCTGGGGTTTTAGCTGTCGTTCTTCAAATGGATGCAGCCATTGCAGCAAATGGTCCATAAAAGAGAAGATTGTTTTTAATCCTTGATGTTCAGTTTTTGCTGTTATCTTTTTTGGGCAGCACAGAATTCGATTGGTGACTGTTCTGAGGGTGGCTTTTTTGAGGAAGATATGGTTGTTGGTCTCGTATTGAAGGTCACGTCGGTGACAGAAGAGACTGTTTGATCCGTGAAAAGAAGTTGGTTTTGACATAGAAGAGACTGTTTGATCCTTGAAAAGAAGTTGGTTTTGGAGCTGACGAagaaagaaaggagggaggaggattGATTTCTGGGGGAGAATGAGCAAAGAACTCCATGGCATTGTGAAGGGTTGGGAATCTAAGGTGAGAAAAGCACAAGCGGCTGCAAAGAAGAAAAGGGCGGGAGTCAGCATTTTTGGAACAATGTCAGTGGCCCATGTTGATGATGATCTAGACAATCCAGGTGAGGTCTATCATGCAGAGAAAGTCTTCTCCAATGGAGATATGTATACTGGGCAGTGGGCTGATAATTGCCCCAATGGCCATGGCAAATATTTGTGGTCAGATGGTTGTATGTATGTTGGCGAATGGGTTAGAGGAAAGACAAATGGTAAAGGAAAGTTTAGCTGGCCTTCAGGTGCTACCTATGAGGGTCAATTCAAGAATGGGTATATGGATGGTGAAGGGACCTACATAGGTTGTTCAAACGACACATACAGAGGTTCTTGGGTATTTAACATGAAACATGGGAGAGGGACAAAGAATTATACCAATGGTGATCATTATGATGGGAATTGGCGCCGCGGCCGGCCTGATGGGCAGGGGAGGTACCAATGGAACAATGGGAATCAGTATATTGGGCAATGGAGGAATGGAAAGATGAATGGCAGTGGTACCATGATTTGGGCAAGCGGGAATAGGTATGATGGTTGTTGGGAGGATGGATTGCCAAAAGGGAATGGGACGTATAGATGGTTGGATGGGAGCTTTTATGTGGGAGTATGGAGTCAGGACCCTAAAGAGATGACTGGGACTTATTATCCTTCAACTTCACAGATAGGTCATTTTGATTGGGATCCTCAGGAGGTGTATATAAATTATTTGAAGGATTGCAGGATTAGTCGAGGTGAGAAGATATCAGTATTTCCTTCACAAAAAATGGTTAATTGGCCCTGTGAAGGAGAATTCTTGCAGAAGCAGCCAACATTGAAGAACTCGAGAGTAAATGTTGCAAGGACAAAGAGAGCATCTGCAGATGGGAGATTAAGCAGTGCAGGTGGCACTAGTTGGGGTTCTGAATCTGATTTCGGGTCTGAAACGAATGGACAAATGGGACGAGGGAGAGAAGATGATGAAGGTTTTGGGAGCTTAAGGTCTGATGATGGAGATACATCAAAAAGAAACAGACATCACCATATCAGAATACAGCCAACAAAAAGGCAAGGAAGGACAATAACAAAAGGCCATAGAAATTATGAACTCATGCTCAATTTGCAGCTTGGAATAAGGTAAATTTGGTTGTCCTTCGGCCCCACACCCTGTTTTCCTGGTGGCTATGAAAGGTGTCCTGTTTCATGCTTTTTTATTTGAATCCATTTTTGCTATCTAGTTGATGTTTCTGTTGTGATAGTTAACAAAAGGATGCTGTTATAATAGaaccttttgaaaattttaaggtAATATGGTTTCCAAGCTTCTGCTTTATGGTTTTAGTGATTCTTTAGGCATCGTAATAGTATGGCAAGAGAATGAAAGATTTAATCTCTCACATATTGGCAACCTACAGATAGATTGTCTTAATGTTCAATGTCTTCTCTTTTCATTTTCAGTTGTTCAGTTAGTTCGTGATTGGCACATAGAACTTGGATTGCAACCATCTTATCTGCTTCTCCATTTGGTCTCATTATAATGAAACTTGTTAGAACAATATGAACAGAATGTCTCTCGCCCTAAAATAATTGTATTACAGAAGAAATACTGGTACTGGTTTTGAATTTAGAGTGGAAAATTGTGCTTTGATCACTTATTTGCTCTAACCACACTAGATGATGCTAAAATTGTAGGTGATGCAGAGAAGAAGAATAAAGCCTTTATCTTGTCCCCTTAAAAAGAATACAAACTGAGTCGCAGGACACTTTAGTGACATTAACATTACTTTCTTTCTGCTGGACTTAAACTATCACCAGTTTAAATATGGATTCCTATTTCGAAGAGAGTATATGTAAATTGGTTCTTCTAGTCAAAAAGCATCTTCCTGTAATATCTCCTGGATTTCTGCTATGTATAACGATCTATTATACACTTCCAGCTTACCTCCTATATGGCTGCATTTCTACCCATGTTTTTACAGCAAGATATGGAACTCTTTACTTAAATAAACACAGCTCACCGATAAAGATGTTCTGGGGATGAAAAGTTGGCGACATGAAAGTCGACAATTAATCAAATATATGATGTCATTATGGGCATTGATAATTTTTAAGTAGATCTTTATCTCTTTTCCCTTGTGTACATGCTTATACCTGATATATGATGTCATTATAGGCATTCAGTGGGCAGGCCTGCTCCTGCCCAATCACTTGATCTAAGAACTACAGCATTTGACACAAGGGAAAAGCTTTGGACTAAATTTCCTCCAGAAGGATCAAAATATACACCACCACATCAATCTTGTGATTTTAGATGGAAGGATTACTGCCCATTGGTTTTCAGGTGAGCTCTTGGTAAGTTTGTTTTGAATCTAGATGCTCTGACATCATGATTTTACGTTTCAACTTCCAGTCTTTAGTACGGCCTCTAACAAGAAAGTAAAGCTGTGGGATGATGGCAACTGTTTCATAGAAATCATGAAAGGCCCACAATcatatttttgttttccttaagtTGGGTATTTCTACTGGAAAGGCTCAACTGTATTTTCCCTTTACTTGATTGCTATTATGTGCCGGATTTGGTTGACAAAGATGTTCTAAATTCTCTGTTGTTTtatatgtcatttacttttgaattggaaTTCCTATGCATCCTCAAACCTCTTCAGTTTCTGTACTTTAAAATTCCAAAAGATAAAAGTGTCACTCAAGTATTTAAAGATATCCTCTGGGTTCACTGCACTTCTGATTGAGTTTCCAAGGAGCTTTATGAGGTCTTATTTTAGAAAGAGAaacaaatttttaattattgagATTTATTTTACAGATATTTCAACTCATGACATCCATAACTTATCTGACTTTGAATCCTTTGGAAAAGCATACAAAGGTGATAGAGAACTGGAGAGGTGGTGGGAGAGAAATACTTAGTCATTTTTTTGGTCATAGTGCAGTAGCGTTTTCACTGACTTCCAAGCATGATTAGAGCCAAATCTACTTGCAGGACTCTGAGGAAGCTATTTAAGGTGGATCCAGCAGATTACATGATATCTATTTGTGGAAATGATGCTCTGCGGGAGCTCTCTTCCCCTGGAAAAAGTGGAAGCTTTTTTTACCTTACCAATGATGACAAGTACATGATAAAGACCATGAAGAAGGCAGAAGTAAAAGTGAGTTCATTTTTCTGCTTCAAATATGGAAAACACAAatactttgtttttcttaatttgTTGGCATCACTTTTGTGTCTTTGTTTACCAGTATCAGATCATACCTTTTATGGGAAAATTTATTGTGACATTGTGAAAAGTAATCACGAGCTTTTAGATTTAAGATGATTGTAAATAGCAGCTTAGTCTTAGTTGACAACTGCTGAAACAGGTACTTTTAAGGATGCTTCCAGCTTATTACAATCATGTTCGAGCCTTTGAGAACACCCTAATTGCAAAGTTCTATGGCCTGCATTGCGTAAAGTTAACTGGATCTGCACAGAAGAAGGTAATCTTCAGGTGTTGTCAATGCTAATATCTGGTGTGAACAACAAACTCCTATGCTTTCGGTTACACAGTGGATTTAATGTGCAGGTGCGGTTTGTCATAATGGGGAATTTGTTCTGCACAGAGTATGCAATTCACCGGCGTTTTGACTTGAAAGGTTCTTCCCATGGCCGCTTAACTGATAAACCTGAATCTGAAATTGATTCAACAACTACCCTCAAAGACCTTGATCTTAACTTCATCTTTCGACTGCAGAAGATCTGGTTCCAAGAGTTCTGCAGGTGATCATTTTCTATTCTTACACTGTGTTGCTAAACTAACAGTAATGTAAGAGAATTTTCTATTTAGGAAAAGTCATGACAGTTTTAAGAGTGAAAGATATACAAATCCAGTTTCATATGACTTACCTACATCAATAAGGAAAAGATttatattaaaaataataattttttccacATGTCTTACCTACATTAGGAAAGGAATGAATGATAAAATTCAAGTTGAATACTTTCTGATTGAGATTCTTGTAAATTTTCAAGGCGAATACTCTCTGTTTGATTATTTAAACTTGAACCCTGTTCATGCAGAACTATTAATGACTTTGGTGCGTAAAGATTTGATTCTTGTAATTTGAGAACTATTGCAGATCTGTCTAAGGGGACACTGTAAAACATCTCAAAAACCATCAAATGGGATTCTGAACTAGAGAATGGTTTACTCTTGCATATATTATGAGTATGTCCAATCGTGTACTATACATAAACAGCTGAAGTACTGGATGTGGGATAAAAAAGTTTGCTTACTGTGATAATTAGCTCTGTATCATTCCAAAAGCACCATATGAACTGTTTCATCAGTTTCAAGACATTACATTTGTTGGATTTTGGGGAACTGTGGTTACAAGCAGTTTACCTTTAGACCTGTTTTGGTGCAAGAATTTGACACTCCAATTTAGTAAGTGCATATAAATCTGTTTATTGCAGACAAGGTTTACATGATGATTGTTTTGATATAGGCAGAGATGCATTTGCAGAGTGAACATTCGGCTAATAAATGCTACTAAATACACATTagatttatttgattgcatcAGCTGCAGTTTCTTTTATGCAGGCAAGTGGACAGGGACTGTGATTTTCTTGAGCAGGAGAGAATCATGGATTACAGTCTTTTAGTAGGTGTCCACTTTCGAGAAGTTTCACAATCTGGGGAGCCACTGACATGTGAGGCTCGAAGTTCTAGAGCAGGGAATACTCCTGGTAAATGTCCAACTTTCATATGAAAACTTCTTCGTTTTTGAAGACTTTCTGTAAGCTGTATGCTTGAATTTGCTTGCAGGAGACCTAAATGGTGAAGGAGCAACTCCTCGGCTTTCCAAGGCAGACATGGAtctgctttttgatccttctaGGTAAAACATTCTGACAAAGCGAACCGCAGTCTTTTCAGCTTAGTTTATTTTGTCATGTCGACTTAAGTTCTAATCCATCGGATTAATCCCCTATATCATGCTTTTCCTCTTTGTCTTAATTCTTCTCTTCACATTCACAGCATTTTATTCTGCTTATAAGTGTGTCTATCTCTGTAGTTTTGGTTTTTTGAGTTCGACTTTATATGTAAAACTCTAGTGGTCTGTTCAACCATCATTAAGCTTCAGTAATTAGTTTCGTTGTCCATGCCTTCCTTTCTGGTTCATAAGCAGTAAGATCCTTTACTGAACAATAATCGTGTACTGACTTGCTTGGCAGGTGTGCATCCATTAGATTAGGCATTAGTATGCCAGCACGTGCTGAGGCAACAGTCAGAAAAAACGATTTTGAGTTGATTGGAGAACCTACAGGAGAATTCTATGACATCGTACTCATTTTTGGTATCATAGATATACTACAAGATTATGACATTAGCAAGAAGCTTGAGCATGCATACAAATCAATCCAATTTGATCCTACTTCAATCTCAGCTGTTGACCCCAGACAATATTCAAGACGCTTCCGTGACTTTGTATTCAAAGCATTCACAGAAGACAGCTAAGGCTATATGCAGTACTTCACTATCTTCTACTAACTCCAGGTAGACGTCCTTGAATGGCCAGAAACTGATCAGATAAGCATGCCATCCAGCAAAAGTTTCCAAGAGTTTGGCCTTAAAAGCAATTGCCATCCACAGATGGACAATGGCTGTCGCAGTCCCATTTTGCAGTAATTTTGCCTTCATAAActtctcttccttttgtttATAGTTAAAGGTGTCAATACATCAAGGTACATAGAATAGCATTTCAAGCAGGGGTACTCAGCAAGCCTGAGTGCGATTGTAAATGAAGATGAAGCCGAGTTAGGAGGGGTTTTTTGGTACTCAAATTCTTTTTGTCCTTGAGGGTGATTAGCTC
This portion of the Coffea arabica cultivar ET-39 chromosome 2e, Coffea Arabica ET-39 HiFi, whole genome shotgun sequence genome encodes:
- the LOC113732528 gene encoding phosphatidylinositol 4-phosphate 5-kinase 4-like → MSKELHGIVKGWESKVRKAQAAAKKKRAGVSIFGTMSVAHVDDDLDNPGEVYHAEKVFSNGDMYTGQWADNCPNGHGKYLWSDGCMYVGEWVRGKTNGKGKFSWPSGATYEGQFKNGYMDGEGTYIGCSNDTYRGSWVFNMKHGRGTKNYTNGDHYDGNWRRGRPDGQGRYQWNNGNQYIGQWRNGKMNGSGTMIWASGNRYDGCWEDGLPKGNGTYRWLDGSFYVGVWSQDPKEMTGTYYPSTSQIGHFDWDPQEVYINYLKDCRISRGEKISVFPSQKMVNWPCEGEFLQKQPTLKNSRVNVARTKRASADGRLSSAGGTSWGSESDFGSETNGQMGRGREDDEGFGSLRSDDGDTSKRNRHHHIRIQPTKRQGRTITKGHRNYELMLNLQLGIRHSVGRPAPAQSLDLRTTAFDTREKLWTKFPPEGSKYTPPHQSCDFRWKDYCPLVFRTLRKLFKVDPADYMISICGNDALRELSSPGKSGSFFYLTNDDKYMIKTMKKAEVKVLLRMLPAYYNHVRAFENTLIAKFYGLHCVKLTGSAQKKVRFVIMGNLFCTEYAIHRRFDLKGSSHGRLTDKPESEIDSTTTLKDLDLNFIFRLQKIWFQEFCRQVDRDCDFLEQERIMDYSLLVGVHFREVSQSGEPLTCEARSSRAGNTPGDLNGEGATPRLSKADMDLLFDPSRCASIRLGISMPARAEATVRKNDFELIGEPTGEFYDIVLIFGIIDILQDYDISKKLEHAYKSIQFDPTSISAVDPRQYSRRFRDFVFKAFTEDS